A portion of the Rhodothermus sp. genome contains these proteins:
- the infC gene encoding translation initiation factor IF-3, whose protein sequence is MAKVDKFRVNEEIRAPRVRVVDPEGQHGIYDLQTALEMARQRGLDLVEVAPNANPPVCRIIDYGKFRYEQQKKEKEARRKQHAQQIKEIRFRPHTDTHDFEFKTRHARHFLEDGHKVKAWVQFRGRDIIYQDAGLDLLRRFIEALQDVAKIDQPPKMEGRRMTLILSPTKKK, encoded by the coding sequence ATCGCTAAGGTAGACAAATTCCGGGTCAACGAAGAAATCCGCGCGCCTCGCGTTCGTGTCGTTGACCCCGAAGGACAACACGGCATTTACGATCTGCAGACCGCATTGGAAATGGCCCGCCAGCGTGGGCTGGACCTGGTGGAAGTGGCTCCTAATGCCAACCCACCGGTCTGTAGAATTATCGACTATGGCAAGTTCCGCTACGAGCAGCAGAAAAAAGAAAAAGAGGCGCGCCGTAAGCAACATGCCCAGCAGATTAAAGAGATTCGCTTCCGTCCTCACACAGATACCCACGATTTCGAGTTCAAGACGCGCCACGCCCGTCACTTCCTCGAAGACGGGCACAAGGTAAAGGCGTGGGTGCAGTTCCGGGGACGGGACATCATCTATCAGGATGCCGGGCTGGATCTACTACGTCGATTTATTGAGGCGCTTCAGGATGTGGCCAAGATTGACCAACCGCCCAAAATGGAAGGCCGGCGGATGACACTGATTCTCTCTCCCACGAAAAAGAAATAA
- the rpmI gene encoding 50S ribosomal protein L35, giving the protein MPKVKTNSGAKKRFKVTATGKIKRRRAFHSHLLTKKSKKRKRRLRQSALVDATDVGRIRRLLHMGPKG; this is encoded by the coding sequence ATGCCAAAAGTTAAAACAAACAGTGGGGCCAAAAAGCGGTTCAAAGTAACCGCTACCGGCAAGATCAAACGGCGGCGAGCTTTTCATAGCCACCTGTTGACCAAAAAATCCAAAAAACGGAAACGTCGTCTGCGCCAGAGCGCCCTGGTTGACGCAACCGATGTGGGCCGCATTCGGCGTCTGTTGCATATGGGTCCTAAGGGATAA
- the pheS gene encoding phenylalanine--tRNA ligase subunit alpha: MQEELEALRHAIENTPIDSEEAAETFRIRFLGQRSGQITHLFKRIREIPPEERPRIGQQLNALKRLAEQRLEEARARLRQAARPRTEVPDLTLPGRRAFTGSLHPLTQTLEAIVHVFEQLGFSVAEGPEIEDDWHNFTALNFPPDHPARDMQDTFFLRQGASYRDAVVLRTHTSPVQIRVMEQTPPPIRIIAPGRVYRNEAVSYKSFCLFHQVEGLYVDRDVSMGDLKQVLYLFARALFGDDVRMRFRPSFFPFTEPSAEVDIWWPLPDHPEGGQWMEILGCGMVHPNVFRAVGIDPERYTGYAFGMGVERIAMLRYGIDDIRLFYENDLRFLEQF; encoded by the coding sequence ATGCAAGAAGAACTCGAAGCGCTACGTCACGCCATCGAAAACACGCCCATCGACTCGGAGGAAGCGGCCGAGACTTTCCGCATTCGCTTCTTAGGACAGCGAAGCGGTCAGATCACGCATCTATTCAAACGCATTCGGGAGATCCCTCCGGAAGAACGTCCCCGCATCGGTCAGCAGTTGAATGCGCTGAAGCGCCTGGCCGAGCAGCGGCTGGAAGAAGCTCGCGCTCGCCTGCGCCAGGCAGCCCGTCCCCGCACCGAAGTACCTGACCTGACGCTGCCCGGCCGCCGTGCTTTCACCGGCTCGCTCCATCCGCTGACCCAGACGCTTGAGGCCATCGTGCATGTCTTTGAGCAGCTGGGCTTTTCAGTCGCCGAAGGACCGGAAATCGAAGACGACTGGCACAATTTTACCGCCCTGAACTTTCCGCCCGACCATCCAGCCCGAGATATGCAGGACACCTTCTTCCTGCGTCAGGGCGCCTCGTACCGGGACGCCGTGGTGCTCCGCACGCACACCTCGCCCGTGCAGATTCGTGTGATGGAGCAAACCCCTCCCCCTATTCGCATCATTGCACCGGGCCGCGTCTACCGCAACGAAGCCGTCTCCTACAAGTCGTTCTGCCTGTTCCATCAGGTCGAAGGTCTCTACGTAGACCGCGACGTGTCGATGGGCGATCTGAAGCAGGTACTGTACCTGTTTGCCCGGGCGCTTTTTGGCGATGATGTGCGCATGCGTTTTCGCCCCAGCTTTTTCCCCTTCACCGAACCGAGTGCCGAGGTAGATATCTGGTGGCCGCTGCCCGACCATCCGGAGGGTGGTCAGTGGATGGAGATTCTCGGCTGCGGCATGGTACATCCCAATGTGTTTCGTGCTGTAGGTATCGATCCCGAACGCTATACCGGCTACGCGTTCGGAATGGGCGTCGAACGCATCGCCATGCTACGCTACGGCATCGATGACATTCGCCTGTTTTACGAGAACGACCTGCGTTTTCTGGAGCAGTTTTAA
- the rplT gene encoding 50S ribosomal protein L20, with translation MPRATNKAAARRRRKKILNMAKGYWGRRSKIYTIAKHAVEKALQYAYRDRRQRKRQFRRLWIIRINAAARQNGTTYSRFMGAVRKADIQLNRKVLADLAVNDPDTFSQIVRAVSA, from the coding sequence ATGCCACGCGCCACAAATAAAGCCGCAGCACGCCGCCGGCGCAAGAAGATCCTGAATATGGCAAAGGGTTACTGGGGCCGGCGGAGTAAGATTTACACGATTGCCAAGCACGCTGTAGAAAAAGCACTCCAGTATGCTTACCGGGATCGCCGCCAGCGTAAGCGCCAGTTCCGGCGGCTGTGGATCATCCGTATCAATGCAGCAGCGCGCCAGAATGGCACCACCTATTCCCGCTTTATGGGGGCGGTTCGTAAAGCTGACATTCAATTGAACCGCAAGGTGCTGGCCGATCTGGCGGTCAACGATCCTGATACCTTCAGTCAGATCGTACGTGCTGTTTCGGCATGA
- the pheT gene encoding phenylalanine--tRNA ligase subunit beta yields MKLSYRWLQQYIELDLSPAELAEALIGLGLEVETVEPLGTDLQGVVIGQVLEVHPHPHADRLTCCRVDLGNGAPVSIVCGAPNVAAGQKVAVATPGTTLLLTDREGNRQHVTIRKTKIRGELSEGMICAEDELGLSDDHSGILVLPDDLPVGRPFTEYLHRQGLTVPDYRLEVSLTPNRADATCHLGVARDLSALLDRPLHRPDVSVPEPGGEAARQVQVTIATPEACPRYVALLIRNVRVGPSPLWLRQRLAAIGLRSINNVVDVTNYVMHECGQPLHAFDFDRLIGGRIHVRRAHAGEQFTTLDGKTRQLPEGALLICDAERPVALAGIMGGENSEVTETTTNILIESAYFDPATIRRTAKALNLHTDSSYRFERGVDAGLQRWAAARAAQLIVEIAGGEIVPGLVDVQMRRFEPRSVTLRLSRLARVLGTEIPTAEVTRILHRLGFAPTLEGQHLRCTIPLYRPDVTEEIDLIEEVGRVHGYDRLPMPDVFTVPARVPTEPPAQTLRRRVRMLLAGMGLREIYTNSLLPREVVRHFTPAAATAPQDTEPILVETLNPISAEMAVLRPSLLPGLVQTVVYNQNRGRQVLRFFEFGRVFMRTERTDTPIPGFAEHEALIIGLSGPHAPEGWDVAPRLIDFFDLKGLIETLLKTLHLNNRIALVPGDPPAPTAAYQMHLVADGRLLGTLARLSDTLQATYELRAPLYYAELNWEAFVELAYPAQQHRYQPFSRFPEVDRDLAVLVDRDQPVGPLLETIRQAGGDLLRHVGIFDLYEGERIPAGKKSVAFSLRFGADRTLTDEEVDARVEAIVQQLQQQFGAQLRR; encoded by the coding sequence ATGAAGCTCTCCTACCGCTGGCTACAGCAATACATCGAACTGGACCTGTCGCCCGCTGAGCTGGCCGAAGCCCTGATCGGGCTGGGTCTGGAAGTGGAAACTGTGGAACCTCTGGGTACCGACCTGCAGGGTGTAGTGATCGGTCAGGTACTGGAGGTGCACCCCCATCCCCATGCGGATCGGCTGACGTGCTGCCGGGTCGATCTGGGCAACGGGGCGCCAGTATCCATCGTGTGCGGCGCACCCAATGTGGCCGCGGGCCAGAAGGTCGCCGTGGCTACCCCCGGTACCACCCTGCTCCTGACCGATCGGGAAGGCAACCGCCAGCACGTAACGATTCGCAAGACGAAAATCCGAGGCGAGCTGTCCGAAGGGATGATCTGTGCCGAGGACGAACTTGGCCTCTCAGACGACCACAGCGGTATCCTGGTGCTGCCCGACGACCTACCAGTAGGCCGGCCCTTTACGGAATATCTGCACCGACAGGGCCTGACGGTGCCCGATTACCGGCTGGAGGTCAGCCTGACGCCCAACCGGGCCGATGCCACCTGCCACCTCGGCGTGGCACGCGACCTGTCGGCCCTGCTCGACCGGCCGCTGCACCGCCCCGACGTATCGGTGCCCGAACCCGGTGGCGAAGCGGCTCGTCAGGTACAGGTTACCATCGCCACACCGGAGGCCTGTCCCCGTTACGTTGCCCTGCTGATTCGCAATGTGCGCGTCGGCCCCTCGCCACTCTGGCTACGCCAGCGCCTGGCTGCTATCGGCCTGCGCTCCATCAACAACGTGGTGGACGTAACCAACTATGTGATGCACGAATGCGGCCAGCCATTGCATGCTTTCGACTTTGACCGACTGATAGGCGGGCGCATCCATGTGCGACGCGCGCATGCCGGCGAACAATTCACCACGCTGGACGGGAAAACCCGCCAGCTCCCGGAAGGCGCCCTGCTGATCTGCGATGCCGAACGGCCGGTTGCACTGGCCGGTATCATGGGAGGAGAAAACTCCGAGGTGACCGAGACCACCACAAATATCCTTATTGAAAGCGCCTATTTCGATCCTGCTACCATTCGGCGTACCGCCAAAGCCCTGAACCTGCACACAGACTCGTCTTACCGATTTGAACGGGGTGTTGATGCCGGTCTGCAACGCTGGGCAGCAGCCCGCGCAGCCCAGCTCATTGTCGAAATAGCCGGTGGCGAGATCGTACCCGGCCTTGTCGATGTGCAAATGCGCCGTTTTGAGCCACGCAGCGTAACGCTGCGCCTGTCCCGGCTGGCACGCGTGCTGGGCACTGAAATTCCGACCGCTGAAGTAACCCGCATCCTGCACCGCCTGGGCTTTGCACCGACACTCGAAGGCCAGCATCTTCGCTGTACGATCCCCCTGTATCGTCCGGACGTAACCGAAGAAATCGATCTGATTGAGGAGGTGGGTCGGGTGCACGGATACGACCGGTTGCCCATGCCCGACGTCTTTACTGTACCAGCGCGCGTGCCCACCGAACCCCCCGCGCAGACCCTGCGTCGCCGCGTGCGCATGCTGCTGGCCGGAATGGGCCTGCGAGAAATCTACACGAACAGTCTGCTACCTCGCGAGGTGGTCCGCCACTTCACGCCGGCTGCTGCGACTGCCCCTCAGGACACTGAACCTATCCTGGTTGAAACGCTGAACCCCATCTCGGCCGAAATGGCCGTACTGCGTCCGTCGCTGCTGCCCGGCCTGGTCCAGACTGTCGTTTACAACCAGAACCGGGGCCGGCAGGTGCTGCGCTTTTTTGAGTTCGGCCGCGTTTTTATGCGTACAGAGCGTACCGATACGCCCATACCCGGCTTTGCCGAACATGAAGCGCTCATCATTGGATTGAGCGGCCCCCATGCCCCCGAGGGCTGGGACGTGGCACCTCGCCTGATCGACTTTTTTGATCTCAAGGGCCTGATCGAAACCCTGCTCAAAACCCTGCACCTGAACAACCGTATTGCCCTAGTTCCCGGCGATCCCCCTGCTCCCACAGCCGCCTACCAGATGCATCTGGTGGCCGACGGACGCCTACTGGGTACGCTGGCACGCCTTTCGGATACATTACAGGCAACCTATGAGCTACGCGCCCCCCTTTATTATGCAGAACTAAACTGGGAAGCATTTGTTGAGCTTGCCTATCCGGCCCAGCAACACCGCTACCAGCCCTTCAGTCGTTTCCCTGAAGTGGATCGCGACCTGGCCGTACTTGTGGACCGAGACCAGCCCGTAGGTCCCCTGCTGGAAACCATCCGTCAAGCCGGAGGTGATCTGCTGCGCCACGTGGGCATTTTCGACCTGTACGAAGGCGAACGCATCCCGGCCGGCAAAAAGAGCGTGGCGTTTTCGCTGCGCTTTGGAGCCGACCGTACATTGACCGACGAAGAAGTCGACGCCCGCGTCGAGGCGATTGTGCAGCAACTCCAGCAACAATTTGGTGCACAACTGCGGCGTTGA